The Paroceanicella profunda genome segment CCATGATCGCCGCCGCAGCCTCCGGCTCGCCCAGGTGATCGAGCATCATCGCGGCGGACCAGATCTGCCCGATCGGGTTCGCGATGCCCTGGCCCGCGATATCCGGCGCCGAGCCGTGCACCGGCTCGAACAGCGAGGGGAAGCGCCCCTCCGGGTTGATGTTGCCCGAGGGCGCGATGCCGATGGTGCCGGTGCAGGCCGGCCCGAGATCGGAGAGGATGTCGCCGAAGAGGTTGGAGGCCACCACCACGTCGAACCGGTCCGGGTGGAGCACGAAATTCGCGGTGAGGATGTCGATGTGGTACTTGTCCCAGGCCACGCCGGGATAGGCCTTCGCCATTTCCACCACCCGCTCGTCCCAATAGGGCATGGAGATGGAGATGCCGTTGGACTTCGTTGCCGAGGTGAGGCGCCTGCGCGGCCGCGACTGAGCCAGCTCGAAGGCGTATTTCAGCACCCGGTCGATGCCGTGGCGGCTCATCACCGTTTCCTGGATGACAATCTCTCGCTCGGTGCCGGGGTACATGCGCCCGCCGAGCGAGGTGTATTCGCCCTCGGTGTTCTCGCGCACCACCCAGAAGTCGATGTCGCCGGCCTTGCGGCCCGCCAGCGGCGAGGGCACGCCCTCCATCAGCCGCACCGGGCGCAGGTTGATGTACTGGTCGTATTCCCGGCGGAACTGCAGCAGCGAGCCCCAGAGCGAGACATGGTCGGGCACCGTGTCCGGCCAGCCCACGGCGCCGAAGAAGATGGCGTCCGAGCCGTCCAGCCGGACCTTCCAGTCCTGCGGCATCATCTCGCCGTGCTTCACGTAATAGTCGCAGCAGGCGAAGTCGTGCCAGGTCTGGCGGACCTCGAAGCCGAAGCGCTTCGCGGCGGCCTCCAGCACGCGGATGCCCTCGGGCATGACCTCGTTGCCGATGCCGTCGCCGGGAATGACCGAAATCTGGTAGCTCTTCATCTGTGCCTCTCCTGCTGCGCCCGGGCTGCGGCCGGGGCGTCCTGCCTGCCACGCCGGGCGCGCCGCGGCAAGCCTCGCGGCCTCAGCCGAGCGCCTGGCTCGACAGGGCGTAGACCTGGGGGCCGGTTCCGGGCGCGGGCCGCACCGGGCGGAGCGCCGGGGGGCCGGCGAGCATCTGCCGGCCGCCGTCCTTGCCCGGCAGGCCCAGGGCGGTGAGCGCGGGGGAGAGCCCGCCCGCCGCGGTGCAGTCGATGCGCACGAAGCCGCCGGGGCCGTCGGCGCGCAGCGCATGCGTGGCCAGCCGCAGCGCGGTCTCGCGGTCCGGCGCGATCACGGGGCCGACCAGCGTGCCCCGGCCGAACACCCTGCGCGCGGCATAGGCGACCGGCGCCGCCTCCGGCCCCTCCACGAGGATCTCGCCATGGCGCAGCAGGGCGGCGAGCAGCCCCTCCCGCTCCAGCCCCGTCGCGGCGCGGTCCAGCGCGCAGAGCCCGGGCAGCGCCCCGGCGCCCACGCGCCGCGGCCCCTCGGGCGGCAGGCCGCGCGGCGCCGCCCCCTGATGCTGGCGCACGCCGTCCAGCGGCTCGAACCCGGCGGAGAGGTAAAGCGGCGCGCCCTCCTCGGTGGCCACCAGCCCGTAGGAGCAGGCGCCCCCGGCCATCGCCCCGGCCAGCAGCCGCCGCCCGATACCGCGCCCCTGGCGCTCCGGGTCCACGATCACCATGCTGATGCGGGCGTGGCCCGGCGCGAAGGGCGTGCGCAGGATGGAGCCGACAACCCGCTCCCCCTCCAGCGCCGCGAGCCCTTCGGACAACCCGGCGACCATCGCCCAGTCCTCCGCGCGGTGCGCCCAGCCCACGGCGCGCGACAGGGCCACGGCGCCGGCCAGCCGCGCCTCCGTCATCGCCACGAGGCGGATGTCAGCGGGAGCAGGCTGCGGCCTGGTGCGGTGTCTTTGCATGCATTCGGTCTCCGTCCGTTCGGGCGCGCACCATCGCGGCAAAGCGCGCCGATGCCAAGAGGCCCGATGCCGCCGCCCCCTTCCCCGGGCGCCGATTTCGTGCTCTCTGGTCGGAAAAAGGGGAGGAAACCGGCCGATGCATCGCAGATGGCGGCTGTCGCTCAGGATGCGGCTCGTGGCCGCAGCGGGGCTCATCGCGCTCGCCGCCCTCGCGGGGGCGGGGCTGGCCACCTGGGGCGTGGGGCGCATCGGGGCGCTCATCGCCGAGGACAAGGCCGCCGAGGCGCGGCTCGACGCGCTGGCCACGCTCTCCGCCCGGGTGGGGGAATTCGCCGTGGTCGCGGTGGAGGGGCTCACGGTGGACACCCCGGAGGAGGAGCGCCGCACCCGGCTCGCCACGCGCAGCGCCATCGTGGACGCGGCCTTCGCCCGGGTGGCCGCCGGGCTGGACGCGGACGTGGCCGCGGGCCGCACCGAGATCGAGCAGATGCGCCGGGCCTCGCGCAGCATCGGCCTCGCGCGGATGCGCGCCACCTTCGCGGCCCTCACCCGCGACGTGGCCGACACCGGGGACAGCGACGCCCTGCGCAGCCAGCTCGACGGCTTCGCCACCCGCTTCTCCCCCCTGCTCAACCAGGCCATCGAGGAGGACCGCCGCGCGCGCGACGACGTGGGCCGGGAGATCGGCGCGCTCGGCGCCCGCCTGCGCCGGCTGGCACTGGCCGCGGCGGTGGTTGCCGCCGCGGCGCTGGCGGGGTTCTACATCCTGCTGGTGCGGCCCCTGTCGCTGCGGCTGGAGCGGGTGGCGGGGGCGGCGGCGGCCATCGGGCGGTCCGACGCGCGGGTGCTGCCGCCGGACCGGCGCGACGAGCTGGGCCATGTGCTCGCCCAGATCAACCGCGCCGCGGCCCGGGTGCGCCGCAGCCGCGCCGCGGTGGACCGCGACACCGCCCGGCTGGAATCCCTCGTCTCCGCCCGCACCGCCGAGCTCAGCGCCGCCAATGCCCGGCTGGAGCGGGTGGACGTGGAGCGGCGCCGGTTCTTCGCCGACGTGGGGCATGAGCTGCGCACCCCGCTCTCAGTGATCCTCGCCGAGGCGGACATCGGTGCCGCCGAGGGGCCGCTGCCGGAGGAGGAGGCCCGTGCCGGGTTCCGCCTCATCGGCCAGCGCGCCCGGCGGCTGGCCCGGCGCATCGACGATCTGCTGCGCATCGCGCGCTCGGAGAGCGGGCGCATCGACCTCGAACACGTGCCCTTCGACCTCGGCGCCGCCCTCGCCGACGCCATGGAGGACGCCCGCCCCGTTGCGCGGCGCGGCGGCGTCACCATCGACGCGGACATCGCCGCGACCCTGCGGGTGGAGGGAGACCGCGACTGGCTGCGCCAGGTGGTGGCCGGCGTGCTGGACAACGCGGTGCGCCACGCGCCCCGGGGCAGCACGATCACCGTTGCCGCGGCCCCGCGAGACGATAGGATGGTCGCAACGATAACCGACAGGGGGGAAGGCGTGCCGATGGCCGATCAGCAGCGCATCTTCGAGCGTCACGCCCGCGGCGCGGATGCGCGGGCCGGCACCGGATTCGGCGTCGGGCTGGCGCTGGCGCGCTGGGTGATGGAGCAGCACCGCGGGGAGATCCGCCTCGACAGCCCGGTCCGCGACGGCCGCGGCACCCGGGTCACCCTCGCCCTGCCCCGCGCCGGGGAGACCGCCGGACGGGAGACGGAGGCGGCGGAGCGCGAGGGGGCCGGGCCCGGGGCGGCAGAACGCGGTGCACCGGCCGGGGAGGCCGGGCCATGAGCGACCTGCCGATCCTGGTGGCCGAGGATGACGAGGACATCGCCTCCGCCCTGCAGCGCGGCCTGGGCCGGGCCGGCTTCGAGGTGGTGGTGGCCCATGACGCCGCCGCGGCGCTGCGCCTCGGCCGGGCCCGCGGCTTCTCCGCCGCGGTGATCGACGTGATGCTGGGCGACGAGGACGGGCGCGACCTGGTCCGCGCCCTGCGCCGCGCCGGGATGACCGCCCCCATCGTGATGCTCTCCGCCCTTTCGGGCGTGGACGACCGGGCCGAGGGCCTGGAGGCGGGCGCGGACGATTACGTGGCCAAGCCCTTCGACCTCGCGGACCTCGCCGCGCGCATCCGCGTTCAGGCCCGCCGCCGCGCCGGAGGCGAGCCGCGCGGCCCCGCGCTCCGCTACGACCCCGAGCGCCGCCTGGCCAGCGGCCCCACCCGCACCGTGCAGCTCACCGACCGCGAGGGCCTGCTGCTCTCGCTGCTGATGGACCAGCGCGGCCGCATCCTCTCCCGCGGGGAGATCTTCGACACGCTCTGGGCCGATACCGGGGGAAGCTCGGAGAATGTGGTCGATGTCTACATCGGCTACCTGCGGCGCAAGCTGGCACCAATGTCGGATTTCGGCCTCGACCTGCGAACGGTAAGGGGAAGGGGGTTCGTGCTCATGGAGACTTCGGAATGACCAGACCTGCCATCCTCGCCCTCGTCGCGGCCCTCGCGCTCGGCACACCGGCCTTCGGCGGCGATGCCGGGGACCTGCTGTTCGATTCCGACGCGCTGGACCCGATGGCGCCCGGGGTCACCCTCACCTACGGCTTCACCCGCGAAGGCAGCGGCCCGCAGGACCGCCTCCACCCCTTCGACACCGGCAGCATCGAACTGGCGCTGCGCGAAACCCCGTCGGGCGCGGCCGGCACCACGGGCCGCGAGGCGCTGATCACCCTCACCGAGGGCAGCCAGTCGCGCAGCTTCAACCCGTTCCCCGGCAACGGCGGCAACCCGGTGCTGATGACCTTCCTGGAATCCTCGGTCCGCGCGATGGCCGCGGTTACCGGCGGCAGCCCGTTCTACATCCGCAACCGGTTCAAGGACGTGCTGTTCCGCGGCGGCACCGCGACGCCGATGGAGACGGAGTTCGACGGCCGGCCGGTGGCCGCGAACGAACTCACCTTCTCGCCCTTCGCCGATGACCCGAACCGCGCGCGCATGGGCGATTTCGCCGACCTGGAACTGCGCTTCATCGTCTCCGACGAGGTGCCCGGCAGCATGCTCCTGCTCTCCGCCGCGACGCCGGAGACCGCGGGCACCCCGGTCACCTACCGCGAGCGGGTGGTGCTCGACAGTGTCGCCCCCAGCGCACAGGAGAACTGAGCCATGACCCCTGCCCGCCCCGCCGCGCACGGTGCCGCACGACAAGCCCCCTGCCCCCCCGACGTGGCGCCTGCCGTCCGTGGCGCGCGCCGCCTTGCGGCCGCCCTCGCCGCGCTGGCTGCCCTTGCCGGGCCGGCCCTGCCGCAAGGCCCGGCCGAGCTGAACGACTACCCGACCGAGACCCGCGCCGACTATGTCTTCGCCTGCATGGCCGCGAACGGCCAGACCCGCGACATGCTGCGCCGCTGCTCCTGCTCGGTGGACGTGATCGCCTCCATCCTGCCCTTCGACCGCTACGAGGAGGCGGAAACGGTGCTCTCCGTCACCCAGATGGGCGGCGAGCGGGTGGGCGCGCTGCGCAATTCGGCGGAGGCGAAGGGGGTGGTGGCCGACCTGCGCCGCGCCCAGGCGGAAGCCGAGATCCGCTGTTTCTGAAAACGGCGGATTTCGGAAACCGCGATTTCGCGGTTTTCAGCTCCGGAAGGACGGCGCCGGGAAAGCCTCCTGGAACACCTGCCCGTCCGTGTCCGTGGCGCGGATGGTGATGAAGGGCGCGCCATTGTCGGTGTAGGCGAAGCGGAACGTGGGGTCCTCGCTGATGGAGATGCCGCCCGTCATGGTGAACAGCGTGGCATCGCCCTGCTTCACCTCCAGCGCGTTCACGAAGCGCGCGGGGATGTAGAGCTGCGTCACCTGATTGCGCTGCAGGCCGGAGTAATTCGGATGCCGCAGCATCACCTGGGCAAGCCCGCGCGCGCCGGGCTGCTCCGGCGCGAAGGCGCGCAGCCGCATCTGGCCGAGCGCGTTCTGCGCGGCCACCGAATCCTTCATCGCCGGCGCGGCACAACCCCCGGAGGCCTTCACGTAGCGCCCGGTCATGTAGACGGTGCCATCCTCCGTCTCGGCCAGCACGCGGATGTTGGAGTATTCGTTCACGCGCACCCGGGTTTCCAGGTCCACCTGCCCCATCGCCGGGCCGAAGGAGAATTCCGCCACCACCGGCGCCGGGTTCTCGTCCACCACGAGCGTGAGCTTCACGATGCGCGCGCCGCCGGTCTGAACCACATGCACCGGCACCAGCGCCGCGTCATGCGCGCGGTAGGGCGCATCGAGGCTGAGGATGCCGGTGCCGTCCTGCAGCTCCGCCGTGCCGATGATGTCGGTGCGCAGGCTGTCCCAGCTTTCGCTGGGCTGCATCGGGCTGGCGCGCTCCTGCGCGGCGAGCGGGCTTGCGAGGGCGGCCAGCGCCGCGAGGGTGATGATGTGCTTGCGCATCCGGGCCTCTCCCCTGGGTCGCATTCTGGACGGGCGGGACGCCAGTATAGGCGGAACGGCGGGGCGGACCATCCGACATTGGTCCCATGCGCGGGCGCCCCGCCCCTGCCTAGGATCGCGGCGGGAGGACCTTGCGATGCTCAGCCTGCTGCTCACCCTCTGCCTTGCCGCGCAGCCCGAGACCTGCGGCGAACACGCCCTGCCCGCGGCGCCCTGCCCGGAGGGTGCCGAGGCCGCCGCCGCCGCGTGGCTCAGCGATCGCCCTGCCCTCACCCTCGACGGCTGGCGCTGCGGCGCCGCGCCGCCGCTGGAGGTGGGCGAGATCGCCCCTGGCGTGTTCGTCCATCCCGGGCCCGTTGCCGAGGCGTCGCCGGAGAATGGCGGCGACCAGGCGAATGTCGGCTTCATCATCGGAGGCGAGGCCGTCGCGGTGATCGATTCGGGCGGCTCCCGCGCGATGGGCGAGGCGCTGCTCGCCGCCATCCGCGCACGCACGGAGCTGCCGGTGCGCTGGCTGATTCTCACCCACATGCACCCGGACCACCTGCTGGGCACCGATCCGTTCACGGAAATCGGCGCGCGGCTGGTGGTTCACGCCCGCCTGCCCGAAGCGCTGCGCAACCGTGCGGAGGGCTATGCGGAGAGCTGGGAGCGCCAGATCGGGCCGCGGGCCTGGCTTGCCACCCGCGTTCCCGTGGCCGGGGTGACATCGGCGCAGACGGTGCAGCCCGGGGCGCCGCTCTCGCTCGACCTCGGCAACCGGGTGCTGCGCGTGGAGGCGATGCCCACCGCGCACACCGACAATGACCTCGTCGTGACGGACACGGGCAGCGGCACGCTCTGGCTCTCCGACCTCGCCTTCCTGCGCCACACGCCGGTGGTGGACGGCAGCGTTCTGGGCTGGCTCGCCGTCCTTGACGCGCTCTCCGCCCGGCCGGGCGCGCGCATGGTGCCGGGGCACGGGCCGGTCTCGGAGCCCTGGCCCGAGGGGCTCGCCCCCACCCGCGCCTATCTCACGGCCCTGGTGGAGGAGACGCGCGCCGCCCTGCGCGCCGGCGAAAGCATGACGGACGCGACCCGGCACCTGGGCTCCGCTCTCGCCGCGGACTGGGCGCTGTTCCCGGCCTACAACCCGCGAAACGCGACGGCGGTCTACAAGGAACTCGAATGGGAGTGAGCGCCATCGTTCCTTATATGTTCTCACCCGAAAAGCACAAGGGCCGCGATCACCGCGGCCCTTGTTTCTTGCCATGCTGGCGGGATCGGGCGCCGGCGGCGGGTGGTGTAACCCGTGGGTTACCCTGCCCGCCGCCTGACACCCCGGGGTAACCCATGGGTTACGGCCACCGGCCGGCCCGGCGGGTAACCCGCGGGTTACCCTAACTGCGCGAGCGCACCACGGCGTTGAAGGCTGCCACCGCCTCCTCCAGAACGTCGCGGTCGATATCGGCGAAATCCAGATCATCCTTGATCCGGCACTCCCCCTTGCGCGCCGTCACCTTGGTGGAGCCCAGGTGGAACTCGTACTTCTCGCGCCCGGCGCCCTTCGCCCGCGCGGGCGCCGCAGGAACGGCCTCCGGCGTAGCGCCGAATTCCAGCAGGATCTGCGTCTGCTCGTCGACCGATTTCGCCGCCGCCAGCCGGCCACGCAGATCGGGCACAAGGTCCGCGTGGTCGCGAATGCGCCGGGCCACCTCCACCCCGAGGTTGCGCGACACCGCCTTCGGCCATTTCAGGCTGTCGCCGAGCGCGGTGAGCAGCTGCACGAAGGCGCGGATGTAGGAGCGTTTCATCTTGTGCAGCGAGGCGTAGAGCGTGCCGACCAGCGCCTCCGCCGAGCTCTCCTGAATCCCCGGGTCCGCGGCGGCGGAGATCGCCAGCGTGGCCATCTCGGCGAAGGTGAGATCCTCGCGGATCGCGTTCTCCTCCACCATGTCGATGTAGAGCGCCGCGCGCTCCTCCGACCGGTCCACCACCCGGGCGAGAACCGTGGCGAAGGCCGCGTCGCCGGTGTGCGCGTGGATCTGGCGCAGCGCGGTCAGCCGGCGCCAGCCCTTCTTGAGCTGAAGCGAGCCGTCGGCCTTGCGAAACAGCTCCACCGGCTCCTTCTGGCCATGCGCCAGAATCGAGGCCTTCAGCTCATCCATCTCGTCGGAACTTGCGACCGCGTCCAGGTCGAGCCTGTCGCGCGGCAGATCGTCGGTGCGCACATCTTCCAGCGCGATGCGCGACAGCACCAGCCCATCCTCCAGCGCGGCGCGGAACTCGCG includes the following:
- a CDS encoding tartrate dehydrogenase, which gives rise to MKSYQISVIPGDGIGNEVMPEGIRVLEAAAKRFGFEVRQTWHDFACCDYYVKHGEMMPQDWKVRLDGSDAIFFGAVGWPDTVPDHVSLWGSLLQFRREYDQYINLRPVRLMEGVPSPLAGRKAGDIDFWVVRENTEGEYTSLGGRMYPGTEREIVIQETVMSRHGIDRVLKYAFELAQSRPRRRLTSATKSNGISISMPYWDERVVEMAKAYPGVAWDKYHIDILTANFVLHPDRFDVVVASNLFGDILSDLGPACTGTIGIAPSGNINPEGRFPSLFEPVHGSAPDIAGQGIANPIGQIWSAAMMLDHLGEPEAAAAIMEAVAEALKTPALRTRDLGGAASTEACGTAIAAMLA
- a CDS encoding GNAT family N-acetyltransferase, with translation MQRHRTRPQPAPADIRLVAMTEARLAGAVALSRAVGWAHRAEDWAMVAGLSEGLAALEGERVVGSILRTPFAPGHARISMVIVDPERQGRGIGRRLLAGAMAGGACSYGLVATEEGAPLYLSAGFEPLDGVRQHQGAAPRGLPPEGPRRVGAGALPGLCALDRAATGLEREGLLAALLRHGEILVEGPEAAPVAYAARRVFGRGTLVGPVIAPDRETALRLATHALRADGPGGFVRIDCTAAGGLSPALTALGLPGKDGGRQMLAGPPALRPVRPAPGTGPQVYALSSQALG
- a CDS encoding sensor histidine kinase, which encodes MHRRWRLSLRMRLVAAAGLIALAALAGAGLATWGVGRIGALIAEDKAAEARLDALATLSARVGEFAVVAVEGLTVDTPEEERRTRLATRSAIVDAAFARVAAGLDADVAAGRTEIEQMRRASRSIGLARMRATFAALTRDVADTGDSDALRSQLDGFATRFSPLLNQAIEEDRRARDDVGREIGALGARLRRLALAAAVVAAAALAGFYILLVRPLSLRLERVAGAAAAIGRSDARVLPPDRRDELGHVLAQINRAAARVRRSRAAVDRDTARLESLVSARTAELSAANARLERVDVERRRFFADVGHELRTPLSVILAEADIGAAEGPLPEEEARAGFRLIGQRARRLARRIDDLLRIARSESGRIDLEHVPFDLGAALADAMEDARPVARRGGVTIDADIAATLRVEGDRDWLRQVVAGVLDNAVRHAPRGSTITVAAAPRDDRMVATITDRGEGVPMADQQRIFERHARGADARAGTGFGVGLALARWVMEQHRGEIRLDSPVRDGRGTRVTLALPRAGETAGRETEAAEREGAGPGAAERGAPAGEAGP
- a CDS encoding response regulator transcription factor, which codes for MSDLPILVAEDDEDIASALQRGLGRAGFEVVVAHDAAAALRLGRARGFSAAVIDVMLGDEDGRDLVRALRRAGMTAPIVMLSALSGVDDRAEGLEAGADDYVAKPFDLADLAARIRVQARRRAGGEPRGPALRYDPERRLASGPTRTVQLTDREGLLLSLLMDQRGRILSRGEIFDTLWADTGGSSENVVDVYIGYLRRKLAPMSDFGLDLRTVRGRGFVLMETSE
- a CDS encoding quinoprotein dehydrogenase-associated SoxYZ-like carrier — translated: MRKHIITLAALAALASPLAAQERASPMQPSESWDSLRTDIIGTAELQDGTGILSLDAPYRAHDAALVPVHVVQTGGARIVKLTLVVDENPAPVVAEFSFGPAMGQVDLETRVRVNEYSNIRVLAETEDGTVYMTGRYVKASGGCAAPAMKDSVAAQNALGQMRLRAFAPEQPGARGLAQVMLRHPNYSGLQRNQVTQLYIPARFVNALEVKQGDATLFTMTGGISISEDPTFRFAYTDNGAPFITIRATDTDGQVFQEAFPAPSFRS
- a CDS encoding quinoprotein relay system zinc metallohydrolase 2: MLSLLLTLCLAAQPETCGEHALPAAPCPEGAEAAAAAWLSDRPALTLDGWRCGAAPPLEVGEIAPGVFVHPGPVAEASPENGGDQANVGFIIGGEAVAVIDSGGSRAMGEALLAAIRARTELPVRWLILTHMHPDHLLGTDPFTEIGARLVVHARLPEALRNRAEGYAESWERQIGPRAWLATRVPVAGVTSAQTVQPGAPLSLDLGNRVLRVEAMPTAHTDNDLVVTDTGSGTLWLSDLAFLRHTPVVDGSVLGWLAVLDALSARPGARMVPGHGPVSEPWPEGLAPTRAYLTALVEETRAALRAGESMTDATRHLGSALAADWALFPAYNPRNATAVYKELEWE
- a CDS encoding ParB/RepB/Spo0J family partition protein, producing the protein MSSRNRFGFDVPSTPSSAGSTQRNRGSGPMSAAVRDAAENLQESTEAKMEARRRNAAEAREFRAALEDGLVLSRIALEDVRTDDLPRDRLDLDAVASSDEMDELKASILAHGQKEPVELFRKADGSLQLKKGWRRLTALRQIHAHTGDAAFATVLARVVDRSEERAALYIDMVEENAIREDLTFAEMATLAISAAADPGIQESSAEALVGTLYASLHKMKRSYIRAFVQLLTALGDSLKWPKAVSRNLGVEVARRIRDHADLVPDLRGRLAAAKSVDEQTQILLEFGATPEAVPAAPARAKGAGREKYEFHLGSTKVTARKGECRIKDDLDFADIDRDVLEEAVAAFNAVVRSRS